From the genome of Novipirellula aureliae, one region includes:
- a CDS encoding response regulator transcription factor, whose protein sequence is MGDDPIGKKILIVDDDIEIIESVRYALEGENYHVVVARDGNQGLALAERENPDLMILDMMMPKRSGFLVLEKLRRVRDEPLPVIMITGNEGSRHKAYAELLGVSDYIRKPFPMDRLIEAVKKLIDPS, encoded by the coding sequence ATGGGTGACGATCCCATCGGCAAGAAAATTTTGATCGTCGATGACGACATCGAGATCATCGAATCGGTGCGATACGCTCTGGAAGGAGAAAACTACCATGTGGTTGTGGCCCGGGACGGCAACCAGGGTCTGGCATTGGCCGAACGTGAGAATCCCGATTTAATGATTCTCGACATGATGATGCCAAAACGCAGTGGTTTTTTGGTGCTCGAAAAACTGCGGCGAGTTCGTGACGAACCTCTGCCCGTCATCATGATTACTGGAAATGAAGGGAGCCGACACAAGGCTTACGCCGAGTTGTTGGGCGTGAGCGATTACATTCGCAAACCGTTTCCAATGGACCGATTGATTGAAGCGGTCAAAAAGTTGATCGATCCCTCATGA
- a CDS encoding DUF423 domain-containing protein: MKATDASQRKILVLAAVCGALGVLIGAFGAHGLPNLLADRGLPEATVLKRLDQFDVGARYHLIHAVVLLALAALPIGSHVLRTRIAWMFVAGILFFSGSLYLLVLTNQPKFGAITPIGGATWIAAWLLLVRLR; the protein is encoded by the coding sequence ATGAAAGCGACCGATGCAAGCCAACGAAAAATTCTCGTTCTTGCAGCCGTCTGCGGAGCCCTGGGGGTTCTGATCGGAGCGTTCGGGGCTCACGGCCTGCCAAACCTGTTGGCTGATCGGGGATTGCCCGAAGCGACGGTTCTCAAACGATTGGATCAATTTGACGTCGGCGCACGCTACCACTTGATTCATGCGGTCGTCCTTCTCGCACTCGCTGCATTACCGATTGGCAGTCACGTGCTCCGCACCCGGATTGCTTGGATGTTTGTCGCCGGCATCCTCTTTTTTAGCGGCAGCCTCTACTTGCTAGTCTTGACAAACCAGCCCAAATTTGGCGCGATCACACCGATCGGCGGGGCGACATGGATTGCTGCATGGTTGTTGTTGGTACGGCTTCGGTAG
- a CDS encoding WXG100 family type VII secretion target gives MNQAVVDPDQLRQFAAQLHRFSEEMKQSTTALASQMNQLEQTWRDEQQRKFTEEFTQQMRQLSRLIQTTEQHVPYLMRKAEQIDAYLGR, from the coding sequence ATGAACCAAGCTGTTGTCGATCCCGACCAACTCCGTCAATTCGCAGCCCAATTACACCGATTCTCGGAAGAGATGAAGCAGAGCACGACCGCGTTAGCGTCTCAGATGAATCAATTGGAACAAACGTGGCGTGATGAGCAACAACGAAAATTCACAGAGGAATTTACTCAGCAAATGCGACAGTTATCACGTCTGATTCAAACGACCGAACAACACGTTCCCTACCTGATGCGCAAGGCGGAGCAGATCGATGCGTATCTGGGACGCTAA
- a CDS encoding nucleoside monophosphate kinase: MNSTESDRRVEKRSPNDLEVKDAQLIFNSVMKQLESELGRENLCFPRELILLGGAPGAGKGTNTNYIRKVRDIPAQPIVVSELLDSPEAKAIKARGGMVGDREVISILLRELLKPVHQSGAILDGFPRTKVQVECLKMLHSEMLTLRRYFLGTEHESKFKNPCFHIMVLFVEEHESIERQLKRGREVIAHNSEVKRTGSGTLLEERPTDFDRELARNRYRVFKEKTYDALVSLKQIFHYHFINAQASIEVVKANILKELEYQSSLELDPQTYHSVSRLPVASDILAHARRDLVSRLDEYEMKHAQAFHDVIHLIQDKMMPIIVRHAIPGYCSINSEDPLLDEPLNLKILIDVFSERGFNASIDLQRYEVPVNFDLQTGEVHCREKKVYRIAIRFKGSEIRRG, encoded by the coding sequence GTGAACTCTACTGAATCTGATCGCCGCGTTGAAAAACGATCCCCAAACGATCTCGAAGTCAAAGATGCGCAGCTCATCTTCAACTCCGTTATGAAACAACTGGAATCGGAATTGGGCCGCGAAAATCTCTGTTTCCCACGCGAGTTGATTTTGCTCGGCGGTGCGCCGGGTGCCGGAAAAGGGACCAACACGAACTACATCCGCAAAGTGCGTGACATCCCGGCACAGCCCATTGTGGTCAGTGAATTGCTCGATAGTCCTGAAGCAAAAGCGATCAAAGCTCGTGGTGGGATGGTAGGCGACCGCGAGGTGATTAGTATTTTGCTTCGCGAATTGCTGAAACCCGTCCATCAATCGGGAGCCATCCTCGATGGCTTTCCGCGAACGAAGGTCCAAGTGGAATGTCTGAAGATGCTTCACAGCGAGATGCTGACCCTGAGGCGATATTTCCTGGGAACGGAACATGAGAGCAAGTTTAAGAATCCTTGCTTTCACATCATGGTTCTGTTTGTTGAAGAACATGAGAGCATCGAACGGCAACTTAAACGCGGGCGTGAAGTGATCGCCCACAACAGCGAGGTCAAACGTACGGGATCCGGAACATTACTGGAAGAACGCCCGACCGACTTTGATCGCGAATTGGCACGCAACCGTTATCGGGTCTTCAAAGAAAAGACCTACGATGCCTTGGTATCGCTCAAACAGATTTTCCACTACCACTTTATCAACGCCCAGGCGTCGATTGAGGTCGTCAAGGCCAACATCCTAAAGGAATTGGAATACCAAAGCTCGCTCGAACTCGATCCGCAGACCTATCACAGCGTGTCTCGCTTGCCGGTCGCCAGTGACATTCTTGCTCATGCTCGAAGGGACTTGGTCAGCCGGTTGGACGAATACGAAATGAAGCACGCCCAAGCATTCCACGATGTGATTCATTTGATTCAAGACAAGATGATGCCGATTATCGTACGCCACGCGATCCCAGGATATTGCAGCATCAACAGCGAAGACCCTTTACTCGACGAGCCCTTGAATCTAAAGATTTTGATCGATGTCTTTTCCGAACGGGGGTTTAACGCCAGCATCGACTTGCAGCGATACGAAGTGCCGGTGAACTTTGATCTGCAAACGGGCGAAGTGCATTGCCGAGAAAAGAAAGTCTATCGTATTGCCATCCGTTTCAAAGGCTCTGAAATCCGCCGAGGCTAA
- the cdd gene encoding cytidine deaminase, with the protein MNRALEPRQIDRLIQAATLVRDQAYAPHSHFYVGAALLMEDGEIVVGCNVENASYSMCLCAERVAAAAAISKGYRLWKGIAVASVGGVSPCGACRQFLSEFGLELPVVITDVIDGSYKIRSLKQLLPEAFDGSLLPTHA; encoded by the coding sequence ATGAATAGGGCACTCGAACCGAGACAGATTGATCGATTGATTCAGGCAGCTACGTTGGTTCGCGATCAAGCCTATGCTCCGCACAGCCATTTTTACGTTGGCGCCGCTCTGCTTATGGAGGATGGCGAAATCGTCGTGGGATGCAATGTGGAAAACGCTAGTTATTCCATGTGCTTGTGTGCCGAACGCGTCGCCGCCGCCGCCGCGATCTCGAAAGGTTATCGGCTTTGGAAAGGGATCGCCGTTGCGAGTGTCGGGGGCGTTTCGCCCTGTGGCGCATGCCGACAATTCCTTTCGGAATTTGGCCTTGAATTGCCCGTCGTGATCACTGACGTCATCGATGGTTCCTACAAAATTCGATCTCTGAAACAGTTGTTGCCCGAGGCGTTCGATGGCTCTTTATTGCCGACCCACGCTTAG
- a CDS encoding polyprenyl synthetase family protein encodes MNSTSTLSSVPLHSSIPRPDAETRSNTEAVENGRPHANTGIGTRVAATPEDLDDQSKQQILGMYGIISEEMRQIEQRFHAELQSPYESLVPVLRHGTQLGGKRLRPAMLLLSGAALGKLTSDHIVLGTVVEMVHTATLIHDDVLDEAVMRRHSATVNAKWNNHTSILLGDYLFAQSFRLVATIGSIEACQWLGESARLICEGEMRQILTRDVLDLDESTYLEMIQGKTAELCRVACRLGAKFSGGSDFDIDALADYGDSLGVAFQIADDYLDLWGSDERVGKTLGTDIEQGKTTLPIIRMLCSVQESERERIASLLLGPSEQRLKAIMPFLEQSDAKAYTRRIAEEYRTKAIESISHLADSEAKQALIAIANFAVDRRF; translated from the coding sequence ATGAACTCGACCTCCACTCTCAGCAGCGTCCCTTTGCATTCATCGATTCCCCGTCCTGACGCTGAAACCCGGTCTAACACCGAAGCCGTTGAAAACGGTAGACCGCACGCGAACACCGGAATTGGCACTCGCGTCGCGGCGACGCCAGAGGACCTTGATGACCAATCCAAACAGCAGATTTTGGGGATGTACGGCATCATTTCGGAAGAAATGCGGCAAATCGAGCAGCGTTTTCACGCGGAGCTTCAAAGCCCCTATGAATCGCTGGTTCCCGTGCTTCGTCATGGGACCCAATTAGGTGGTAAACGACTGCGCCCCGCAATGTTACTTTTGTCGGGTGCTGCATTGGGGAAATTGACCTCTGATCACATTGTTCTCGGGACCGTGGTCGAAATGGTACACACTGCCACGTTGATCCATGATGACGTGCTCGACGAAGCGGTGATGCGACGTCATTCGGCGACCGTCAATGCGAAATGGAATAATCACACCAGTATCCTGCTCGGTGATTATTTGTTCGCACAAAGCTTTCGGTTGGTAGCGACGATCGGTTCGATTGAAGCCTGTCAATGGCTCGGGGAATCAGCTCGATTGATCTGCGAAGGAGAAATGCGACAAATCTTGACACGGGACGTTTTGGATTTGGATGAGTCTACCTATCTAGAAATGATTCAAGGCAAGACAGCTGAGTTGTGCCGTGTTGCTTGCCGACTCGGTGCAAAGTTTTCGGGCGGTTCTGATTTTGATATCGATGCTTTGGCCGATTACGGCGATTCGCTTGGAGTCGCGTTTCAAATCGCCGATGATTATCTCGATCTTTGGGGAAGCGATGAGCGAGTAGGAAAGACGCTCGGCACGGATATCGAACAAGGCAAAACGACGCTTCCAATCATTCGCATGCTTTGTAGCGTTCAGGAATCTGAACGCGAGCGAATCGCGTCGCTGTTGCTCGGTCCTAGTGAGCAACGCCTCAAAGCAATCATGCCCTTCCTGGAACAGAGCGATGCCAAGGCTTACACGCGGCGTATTGCTGAAGAGTATCGAACAAAGGCGATTGAGTCGATCAGTCATTTGGCCGATTCGGAAGCGAAACAGGCATTGATTGCCATCGCGAATTTTGCAGTCGATCGCCGCTTTTAA
- a CDS encoding PEGA domain-containing protein — MKSAAEPACRSRETRMPLWLRRPVSQLAASAILVTMVTSSGCVRRRMTVRTSPSGATISVDNQVIGTSPAATSFVYYGTREIRVEKDGYRTETIRRRLNPPWYEYPGLDFISETLWPGELRDERIIDIQLIPKTLTPTPEVLDRADALRTQSQAGIVTGSR, encoded by the coding sequence ATGAAATCTGCTGCCGAGCCAGCTTGCCGATCTCGTGAAACCCGAATGCCTCTTTGGCTGCGTCGCCCGGTTTCGCAATTGGCTGCATCCGCCATTCTGGTCACCATGGTGACCTCGTCTGGCTGCGTTCGAAGGCGGATGACCGTGCGGACGAGTCCTTCAGGGGCGACGATTTCGGTCGACAACCAAGTCATCGGCACAAGCCCTGCCGCGACAAGCTTTGTCTATTATGGAACACGTGAGATTCGAGTCGAGAAAGATGGCTACCGTACCGAGACGATCCGCCGTCGGCTCAATCCACCTTGGTACGAGTATCCGGGACTCGATTTTATTTCCGAAACCCTGTGGCCTGGTGAACTGCGAGACGAGCGAATCATTGACATCCAATTGATCCCCAAAACGCTGACTCCGACGCCCGAAGTACTCGACCGCGCGGATGCTCTGCGAACCCAGTCGCAAGCGGGGATCGTGACAGGATCTCGTTAA
- the ubiE gene encoding bifunctional demethylmenaquinone methyltransferase/2-methoxy-6-polyprenyl-1,4-benzoquinol methylase UbiE — protein MVSSATETQNQHPKLDPGALDSGAVDSGTVDKSGTRVREMFRQIAPRYDAMNHLLSLSVDRYWRWRTVRMLRLDSDEPVLDTCTGTGDLAIAIAKKAPSLKIIGSDFCYAMLEIACRKRRLQTASESIEFIEADSQALPFADDSFQCVTVAFGLRNVTDTDRGLGEMRRVCTPGGQVVVLEFSRPRLIGLRQAYGFYFSHVLPRIGQWFARNDKSAYKYLPESVGQFPDGQALADRMTAAGLTDVRFTPLTFGVATIYRGTKPKEA, from the coding sequence ATGGTCTCTTCGGCAACCGAAACACAAAACCAGCATCCAAAACTCGACCCTGGGGCCCTCGATTCGGGCGCAGTTGATTCGGGGACAGTTGATAAGAGCGGAACGCGGGTCCGCGAAATGTTCCGTCAAATCGCACCTCGCTACGATGCAATGAACCATTTGCTGTCGCTCAGCGTTGACCGCTATTGGCGTTGGCGAACCGTTCGGATGCTGCGTCTGGATTCGGACGAACCCGTCCTCGATACCTGTACCGGGACTGGCGATTTGGCGATCGCGATTGCCAAGAAAGCACCTTCACTGAAGATCATCGGCAGCGATTTCTGCTATGCGATGTTGGAGATCGCCTGCCGCAAACGGCGTCTGCAAACGGCCAGCGAATCGATTGAGTTCATTGAAGCGGATTCCCAAGCGTTGCCATTTGCCGATGACTCATTCCAGTGCGTGACGGTCGCTTTCGGACTACGCAATGTGACCGATACCGATCGGGGACTAGGCGAGATGAGGCGAGTTTGCACGCCGGGCGGACAAGTCGTGGTACTGGAGTTTTCACGGCCACGATTGATTGGACTTCGGCAAGCTTACGGATTCTATTTTAGTCACGTGTTGCCTCGCATCGGACAATGGTTCGCTCGCAATGACAAGTCGGCCTACAAGTATTTGCCCGAATCGGTTGGTCAGTTTCCAGATGGCCAAGCGTTGGCCGATCGGATGACGGCCGCAGGACTAACCGATGTCCGGTTCACTCCGTTGACATTTGGTGTGGCTACGATTTATCGTGGAACGAAACCGAAAGAAGCATGA
- a CDS encoding UbiX family flavin prenyltransferase, which produces MTTETKAKLPIVLAMTGASGAIFGVRLLQSLSSSGNDVHLTISPSGAAVIRQELDLNLDLRSPDLGSLLRFQPAWSPAKSPANSNSPHSVANPAASSAAMIDQSLSRIHYHRYDDYFTPIASGSFRTQGMVVCPCSGTTLSGIAHASASNLIQRAAEVHLKERRRLVLVPRETPLSTLQLENMLRVATAGAVMLPAMPGWYHGVDSIDSLVDFVVARILDQIDVDHSLIQRWTEGR; this is translated from the coding sequence ATGACGACGGAAACGAAAGCAAAATTGCCGATCGTGTTGGCGATGACTGGAGCAAGCGGTGCTATCTTTGGCGTGCGACTCTTGCAAAGTCTGAGTTCGAGCGGCAACGACGTTCACCTGACCATCAGCCCCAGCGGGGCGGCGGTTATCCGCCAAGAATTGGACTTGAACCTCGACTTACGCTCACCCGATTTGGGATCGCTTCTTCGTTTCCAGCCCGCCTGGAGTCCGGCAAAGAGTCCGGCAAACTCGAACTCGCCTCACTCGGTTGCGAATCCGGCTGCTAGCTCTGCTGCGATGATAGACCAATCTCTCTCGCGAATTCACTATCACCGCTACGACGATTACTTTACCCCAATCGCTAGCGGATCGTTTCGGACTCAAGGCATGGTCGTCTGTCCGTGTAGCGGAACGACGCTAAGCGGAATCGCTCACGCCTCGGCATCCAACTTAATCCAGCGTGCTGCGGAAGTGCATTTAAAAGAGCGTCGGCGTCTCGTTTTGGTTCCCCGCGAAACGCCACTGAGCACGTTGCAACTCGAAAACATGCTCCGCGTGGCGACGGCCGGAGCGGTGATGTTACCGGCGATGCCGGGTTGGTATCACGGGGTCGATTCGATCGACTCGTTGGTCGATTTCGTGGTCGCTAGAATCTTGGATCAAATCGATGTCGACCATTCGTTGATTCAACGTTGGACGGAGGGCAGGTGA
- a CDS encoding UbiA-like polyprenyltransferase produces MSEPLASTRRSSVKISDWLELIRFSHTVFALPFAALATVMAFATPLSSGQYPSFRIRDILGILLCMVFARSAAMAFNRLVDHHIDAENPRTANRHLPAGVLSRRSVLAFVVLCSIGFVASTTLFLPNRLPLAGSIPILAFLCGYSLAKRFTSASHLWLGVALSLSPICAWVAIRGSEVIAFPNDILIPAVLAAAVAAWVAGFDIIYACQDAPFDAGKGLHSIPSRYGIGGALRFAAVFHLAMLGLLGILLIVGRSAGLGPLFAAVWLVIAAMVFWQHSLVRPDDLDRVNQAFFNANAAISLTLLVAGTIDCLWV; encoded by the coding sequence ATGAGTGAACCGCTTGCCTCGACTCGTCGATCGAGCGTGAAAATCAGTGACTGGTTGGAGTTGATTCGCTTTAGCCATACCGTATTCGCATTGCCGTTTGCCGCCTTGGCAACCGTGATGGCATTTGCTACGCCACTTTCGAGTGGCCAGTATCCATCGTTTCGCATCCGAGACATTTTGGGGATACTGCTGTGCATGGTCTTCGCCCGCAGTGCGGCGATGGCATTTAACCGTCTGGTCGATCACCACATCGACGCCGAGAATCCGCGAACGGCCAATCGACATTTACCCGCTGGCGTGTTGTCACGACGGAGTGTGCTGGCGTTTGTGGTGCTCTGTTCGATCGGCTTTGTCGCATCGACGACTCTCTTTCTGCCGAATCGTTTGCCCTTGGCCGGGTCGATACCCATTTTGGCTTTTTTGTGCGGCTATAGCTTAGCAAAACGGTTCACGTCTGCATCGCACTTGTGGTTGGGTGTGGCTCTGAGCCTGTCGCCGATTTGTGCGTGGGTGGCGATTCGCGGTAGCGAGGTGATCGCATTTCCAAACGATATTCTGATCCCTGCCGTGCTTGCTGCGGCCGTTGCCGCCTGGGTGGCTGGGTTCGACATCATCTACGCTTGCCAAGATGCCCCGTTCGATGCGGGAAAGGGATTGCATAGTATTCCCTCTCGCTATGGAATCGGCGGTGCACTACGATTCGCTGCGGTTTTTCATCTAGCGATGCTTGGTCTGCTAGGTATTTTACTAATCGTTGGCCGATCGGCTGGACTTGGGCCGCTCTTTGCAGCGGTATGGTTGGTAATCGCAGCCATGGTATTTTGGCAGCACTCGCTGGTCCGTCCCGATGACCTGGACCGAGTGAACCAGGCTTTTTTTAATGCGAACGCGGCGATAAGTTTGACACTACTCGTCGCAGGAACAATCGATTGTTTGTGGGTTTAG
- the mqnE gene encoding aminofutalosine synthase MqnE, which yields MNHDYETRFREIRNKVEAQQRLTLDDGIFLYDPNVPLQAVGELANWVREQKNGNVGYYNINTHLNPTNVCVYRCRFCAFRSDLRDPKGYVMNDEQILARGREATENGCTEMHIVGGLHHQKTYEWYRNMIEILHREYPKIHLKGWTAVEINWFEFQTKKSVRWVLEDLKSVGLGSMPGGGAEIFHPEVRDQLCEHKANTHAWLDIHRTAHQIGLKTNCTMLYGHVEKAFHRIDHLLRLRDLQDETGGFQVFIPLAFHPENTKLSDIKKSSALMDLRTIAISRLMLDNVQHIKAYWIMLGVETAQTALAYGADDLDGTVRHELIYHDAGATTPEFLSIDKIRGLISEAGREPIERDTIYRRVHRDPDDFKNWKSGEPVSSLASAVGSVGQ from the coding sequence ATGAATCACGATTACGAAACACGATTTCGCGAAATTCGAAACAAGGTCGAAGCTCAGCAGCGATTGACGCTCGATGACGGCATTTTCTTGTACGATCCGAATGTGCCTCTTCAAGCGGTGGGCGAATTGGCGAATTGGGTGCGAGAGCAGAAAAACGGGAACGTTGGCTACTACAACATCAACACGCACTTGAACCCGACGAACGTTTGTGTCTATCGATGCCGGTTTTGCGCCTTCCGAAGCGACCTGCGCGATCCGAAAGGCTATGTGATGAACGATGAGCAAATCCTGGCTCGCGGACGAGAAGCGACCGAAAACGGGTGTACTGAAATGCACATCGTCGGTGGTTTGCATCATCAAAAAACGTACGAATGGTATCGTAACATGATCGAGATACTGCATCGCGAATACCCGAAAATCCATTTGAAAGGCTGGACCGCTGTCGAGATCAATTGGTTCGAATTTCAAACGAAGAAATCAGTCCGATGGGTTTTAGAGGACTTGAAGTCGGTTGGTCTTGGCAGTATGCCCGGCGGCGGCGCCGAGATCTTTCATCCTGAAGTCCGCGATCAATTGTGCGAACACAAAGCGAACACGCACGCCTGGTTAGACATCCACCGAACCGCTCATCAAATCGGACTGAAAACCAATTGCACGATGCTCTACGGGCATGTCGAAAAGGCGTTTCATCGCATCGATCATCTACTCCGGCTAAGAGACTTGCAAGATGAGACCGGTGGCTTTCAAGTTTTCATTCCGTTAGCGTTCCATCCTGAAAACACAAAGTTATCCGATATTAAGAAGTCATCGGCTTTAATGGATTTGCGGACCATTGCAATCAGTCGTTTGATGCTCGACAACGTCCAGCACATCAAGGCTTACTGGATCATGCTAGGGGTCGAGACCGCGCAAACGGCACTGGCCTATGGTGCGGACGATCTCGACGGGACGGTGCGTCACGAATTGATCTATCACGATGCTGGCGCGACGACCCCAGAGTTTTTATCGATCGATAAAATAAGGGGGTTAATCAGTGAGGCTGGCCGCGAGCCAATTGAACGTGACACCATCTATCGCCGCGTCCACCGCGACCCCGATGATTTCAAGAATTGGAAAAGCGGCGAACCCGTCTCTTCGTTGGCTAGTGCTGTTGGTAGTGTCGGACAATGA
- the tmk gene encoding dTMP kinase, with protein MTTSPPLPSAAGWFIVIDGIDGAGKSTQAKRFCELFNHCGFSAIQSFEPTDGPWGRKIRESAVSGRMSLEDELHAFLADRHEHLETLIQPALANNQVVIVDRYFYSTVAYQGLRGIDTVDLLDRMRAEFRIPDLTLFFDLTVSLALERISLHRGDIPNEFEQEDALSRIRETFQMMSGVCDEVRTIDCVGDVDTVRSNVASAIGEYLRSRPDVLAFDNQAKTRLLKALDGIVESRH; from the coding sequence ATGACAACATCACCACCATTACCATCCGCCGCAGGATGGTTCATTGTCATCGATGGCATTGATGGCGCTGGGAAATCGACACAGGCCAAGCGGTTTTGCGAGCTGTTTAATCATTGCGGCTTTTCGGCAATTCAGTCATTTGAACCGACCGATGGCCCTTGGGGACGAAAAATCCGGGAAAGTGCCGTGAGTGGTCGCATGAGTCTCGAAGACGAGCTGCACGCTTTTCTTGCAGATCGACATGAGCATCTTGAAACATTGATCCAACCCGCTCTCGCCAACAATCAAGTCGTGATTGTCGATCGATACTTTTACTCCACCGTCGCCTACCAAGGTTTGCGCGGGATCGATACGGTCGATCTACTCGATCGGATGAGAGCCGAGTTTCGGATTCCGGATTTGACTTTGTTTTTCGATTTGACGGTATCGTTAGCGCTCGAACGAATCTCGCTGCATCGTGGCGATATTCCGAACGAGTTTGAACAAGAGGACGCATTGAGTCGCATCCGCGAAACGTTTCAGATGATGTCGGGGGTTTGCGACGAAGTGCGTACGATCGACTGCGTTGGCGATGTGGATACCGTCCGTTCGAATGTGGCGTCAGCCATCGGCGAGTATTTGCGTAGTCGTCCCGATGTTTTGGCGTTTGACAATCAGGCGAAAACGAGGCTATTGAAAGCACTTGATGGCATCGTGGAGTCCAGGCATTAG
- the dapA gene encoding 4-hydroxy-tetrahydrodipicolinate synthase — protein sequence MTFASNSSKSDSQSPRKGSAFGGLSVAIITPFADGEVDYVRLREQLEFQIEAGTRCIVPTGTTGESPTLSHDEHEKVISETIQCVAGRAKVMAGTGSNSTAEALRLTKRAAAEGADATLQVAPYYNKPAQEGFYQHFKAVAEAVDIPVCIYNIPGRCGKEIDVETIQRLAEVPGITMVKEATGKLDQCSAIVGSTDLTVLCGDDSLTLPMMSVGAEGVVSVAGNLIPSDLIRLVEAAQEGDFLLARKIHHQLFSLCQNMLSLSTNPIPVKAAMQCVGRDTGELRLPMTPLEPAAMASLQQTLMAYGIRSAMSQSSSGQ from the coding sequence ATGACTTTTGCCTCGAACTCTTCAAAAAGCGATTCGCAGTCCCCACGAAAGGGTTCAGCGTTTGGCGGATTATCGGTCGCGATCATCACCCCATTCGCCGATGGTGAAGTGGACTATGTGCGACTTCGCGAGCAGCTAGAGTTTCAAATCGAGGCTGGCACGCGTTGTATTGTCCCCACAGGCACGACCGGCGAATCGCCCACCTTATCGCATGACGAACACGAGAAGGTCATTAGCGAGACCATACAATGTGTTGCAGGGCGGGCAAAAGTGATGGCCGGGACGGGCAGCAATAGCACCGCAGAAGCCCTGCGCTTAACGAAGCGAGCCGCCGCGGAAGGGGCTGACGCAACCTTGCAAGTCGCTCCCTACTACAACAAGCCCGCGCAAGAAGGTTTTTATCAACACTTCAAAGCTGTCGCGGAAGCAGTCGATATCCCGGTATGTATCTACAATATCCCTGGACGCTGCGGCAAAGAGATTGACGTCGAAACGATCCAACGCTTAGCGGAAGTTCCTGGAATCACGATGGTCAAGGAAGCAACTGGAAAATTGGACCAATGCTCGGCGATTGTCGGAAGCACGGACTTGACAGTCCTTTGCGGCGACGATTCGTTGACGCTTCCGATGATGAGTGTGGGAGCCGAAGGCGTCGTTTCGGTAGCTGGAAACCTGATCCCCAGCGACCTGATTCGGCTTGTCGAAGCGGCGCAAGAAGGCGATTTCCTGCTTGCCAGAAAAATACATCATCAACTCTTTTCACTCTGCCAAAATATGCTCTCGCTATCGACCAACCCGATCCCTGTCAAAGCTGCAATGCAATGTGTTGGTCGCGACACAGGTGAACTTCGGTTGCCGATGACACCTCTTGAACCAGCCGCGATGGCAAGTCTGCAGCAGACGTTGATGGCTTATGGAATCCGTTCCGCTATGTCGCAAAGCTCTTCAGGTCAATAG
- a CDS encoding AP2/ERF family transcription factor, whose protein sequence is MNANRNITRIDRDSSGGYLVRVMRKGKKTSKFFSDIENGGKKKSLTAAKAFRDELESKMASYTPKELSKIMRSNNTSGVVGVRLVEEVDHRWPSKPKYLYWVAQWSPAKGVRKTKRFSVEKYGDEKAYKMAVNARKRGVAAMQSE, encoded by the coding sequence ATGAACGCAAATCGAAATATCACTCGAATCGATCGTGACAGTTCTGGTGGCTACTTGGTCCGTGTGATGCGAAAAGGCAAAAAGACGTCAAAGTTTTTCTCGGACATTGAGAATGGTGGCAAAAAAAAATCATTGACCGCTGCGAAGGCGTTTCGTGATGAGCTGGAAAGCAAAATGGCTAGCTATACGCCAAAAGAATTGTCAAAAATCATGCGTTCCAACAATACCTCGGGAGTTGTCGGCGTGCGTTTGGTAGAAGAGGTGGACCATCGGTGGCCGTCCAAGCCCAAGTATTTGTATTGGGTTGCCCAGTGGAGTCCAGCAAAGGGGGTTCGTAAGACAAAACGTTTTTCCGTAGAGAAATATGGCGACGAAAAAGCTTACAAGATGGCGGTAAACGCGAGAAAGCGTGGCGTCGCGGCAATGCAGTCCGAGTAA